One Dyella humicola genomic window, TTCGCGAAGGCGGCCGCACCGTCGGCGCCGGCGTGGTGGCCAAGGTCATCAAGTAAGCTGTAGACTGGGAAGTCGCCCGCTCTGCGGGCTGCAAGGAGTCGAAGGGTGGGGTGGTTACGGCCTCCTCATCCTGCGGCGGCGCCAAGGCGCATCCCTGCAGCAGCAAGGCGAGCGACTTCACACATTTTCGATACGCCAGTAGCTCAATTGGCAGAGCAGCGGTCTCCAAAACCGCAGGTTGGGGGTTCGAGTCCCTCCTGGCGTGCCATCTTCCTGAGGATCGACGATGGATGGTGGGTGGCATGTTGGCCGTAACACGGTCGATGCCCTCTCATCCGATCACTTCGCATGAATACGAAGGCAGAACAGACCAAAGGCGTCAACGCGCTTGATATCGGCAAGCTGGTACTGGCAGTGCTGGTGCTGGCTGCTGGCATTTTTGCCTACTCGTGGTTCGGCAGCGATAGCTCGATCCCGCAGTCGGTGCTGATGCTCGGCGTGCTGGCGGCACTGGTGGTGGCGCTGGCGATTGGTGCCTTCACGGCACCCGGCCGCCGCGTGCGCGCGTTCCTTGGTGAATCGCAGTTCGAACTGCGCAAAGTGGTCTGGCCCACCCGCGATGAGACGCTCAAGACCACCGGCATTATCATGGTCGTGGTTATCATCTTGTCGCTGCTGTTGGGCCTGATCGATCTGATCCTGAAGTCGGTCGTACTCGACTGGCTGCTCAAGCTGGGTTCGTAGAGGTGATGGCATGAGCAAGCGTTGGTATGTGGTACACGCCTATTCGGGCTTCGAAAACCAGGTGAAGCGTTCGCTCGATGAGCGGATTCGCCGCGCCGGCATGGAAGAGCGCTTCGGCGAAGTGCTGGTGCCGACCGAAGAAGTCATTGAGATGCGCAGCGGCCAGAAGCGTCGCAGCGAGCGCAAGTTCTTCCCCGGTTACGTTCTCGTGCAGATCGAGACGAACACCGAGGGTAAGGCGCCACGCATCGATGACGAATGCTGGCATCTGGTCAAGGAAACCCCGAAAGTGATGGGTTTCATTGGCGGCACGGCGGATCGTCCGCTGCCGATTCGCGACAGCGAAGCCGATGCCATCCTGAGCCGCGTGCGTGAAGGTGTCGAGAAGCCCCGCCCCAAGGTGTTGTTCGAGCCGGGCGAGATGGTGCGCGTCACCGAAGGTCCGTTCAACGACTTCAACGGCGTGGTCGAAGAGGTCAATTACGAAAAGAGCCGCCTGCGTGTTGCGGTGCTCATTTTCGGTCGCTCGACCCCGGTCGAGCTGGAGTTTGGTCAGGTCGAGAAGGCCTGATCGACTCCCAAGTCGGCCCCGGCATGGGGCTTGCTTAAAACTTGATCAGTCTCTAAACTACGCGGTTCACGCCGGGGCCTTTTGGCTCGGCGTGTCCGTGTTTCCAAGGTCCGCAGGGTCGCGGGCCTTCCTCCATCAGGGACCGAACGTACTGCGAGGAGCCGCAAGGCGCTTGAACTCGCGAGGAAAATAGCAATGGCAAAGAAAGTCACAGGTTATATCAAGCTGCAAGTCAAGGCCGGTCAGGCCAACCCGTCGCCGCCGGTGGGTCCTGCCCTCGGTCAGCGCGGCCTGAACATCATGGAATTCTGCAAGGCGTTCAATGCCGCCACGCAGAAGATGGAGCCGGGTCTGCCGATTCCGGTCATCATCACGGCCTATTCCGACCGTAGCTTCACCTTTATCACCAAGACCCCGCCGGCCACCGTCCTGATCAAGAAGGTCACGGGCGTCGCCAAGGGTTCGCCCAAGCCGAACACAGACAAGGTCGGCAAGATCACCCGCAAGCAGCTCGAAGACGTTGCGAAGCAGAAAGAGCCGGATCTCACGGCTGCTGATCTGGACGCCGCGGTGCGCACCATTGCTGGTAGCGCGCGCAGCATGGGCTTGGTGGTGGAGGGTTAAGACATGGCAAAGCTCACGAAGCGTTTGAAGGCCGCTCAGGCCGCAGTACAGCCGGGCAAGATCTATGGCCTGGAAGAAGCCCTGAACATCGTCAAGAACAACGCCAAGGCGAAGTTCGCCGAGTCCGTGGACGTCGCCGTCCGCCTCGGTATCGATGCTAAGAAGTCCGACCAGGGCGTGCGTGGTTCCTCGCTCCTGCCGCACGGCACCGGCAAGACCGTCAAGGTCGCCGTGTTCGTGCCGGCAGGTGAGAAGGCCGAGGCCGCCAAGGCCGCCGGCGCCGATGCCGTCGGCATGGACGATCTGGCCGAGCGCATGCAGGCTGGCGATCTCGACTTCGGTCGCGTCATCGCTACGCCGGACGCCATGCGCGTGGTCGGTAAGCTCGGTCAGCTGCTCGGCCCCCGTGGCCTGATGCCGAACCCGAAGGACGGCTCGGTCACCGCCGACGTCGCCACGGCCGTGAAGAACGCCAAGGCCGGCCAGGTGAAGTTCCGCAACGACAAGGCGGGCATCATCCACGCCACCATCGGCAAGGCCAGCTTCGACGCTGCCCAGCTCGCGGACAATCTCAATACGCTGGTCAACGATCTGCTGAAGGCCAAGCCGGCTACCGCCAAGGGCCAGTACCTGCAGAAGATCGCCTTGTCCAGCACCATGGGCGTGGGCGTGCCGGTCGATACCTCGACCCTGTCGCTCTCGACCAAGTAAGACTCAAGTCCCGTGCCGGTGAGAACTGGCACGGGCAGTTTTTGAAGGCAGCCCCGGTTGTAAGACCGGTGCCGCCGTCAAAGACCGCAGGCGCGATCAGCGCACGATGACGACGAGCAAGGAGCTCGTGTTTGGCAGGGAATCGCCGTCG contains:
- the secE gene encoding preprotein translocase subunit SecE, whose protein sequence is MNTKAEQTKGVNALDIGKLVLAVLVLAAGIFAYSWFGSDSSIPQSVLMLGVLAALVVALAIGAFTAPGRRVRAFLGESQFELRKVVWPTRDETLKTTGIIMVVVIILSLLLGLIDLILKSVVLDWLLKLGS
- the nusG gene encoding transcription termination/antitermination protein NusG, with protein sequence MSKRWYVVHAYSGFENQVKRSLDERIRRAGMEERFGEVLVPTEEVIEMRSGQKRRSERKFFPGYVLVQIETNTEGKAPRIDDECWHLVKETPKVMGFIGGTADRPLPIRDSEADAILSRVREGVEKPRPKVLFEPGEMVRVTEGPFNDFNGVVEEVNYEKSRLRVAVLIFGRSTPVELEFGQVEKA
- the rplK gene encoding 50S ribosomal protein L11, yielding MAKKVTGYIKLQVKAGQANPSPPVGPALGQRGLNIMEFCKAFNAATQKMEPGLPIPVIITAYSDRSFTFITKTPPATVLIKKVTGVAKGSPKPNTDKVGKITRKQLEDVAKQKEPDLTAADLDAAVRTIAGSARSMGLVVEG
- the rplA gene encoding 50S ribosomal protein L1, translated to MAKLTKRLKAAQAAVQPGKIYGLEEALNIVKNNAKAKFAESVDVAVRLGIDAKKSDQGVRGSSLLPHGTGKTVKVAVFVPAGEKAEAAKAAGADAVGMDDLAERMQAGDLDFGRVIATPDAMRVVGKLGQLLGPRGLMPNPKDGSVTADVATAVKNAKAGQVKFRNDKAGIIHATIGKASFDAAQLADNLNTLVNDLLKAKPATAKGQYLQKIALSSTMGVGVPVDTSTLSLSTK